The Phyllostomus discolor isolate MPI-MPIP mPhyDis1 chromosome 4, mPhyDis1.pri.v3, whole genome shotgun sequence genome window below encodes:
- the C4H6orf136 gene encoding uncharacterized protein C6orf136 homolog isoform X2 yields MYQPSRGAARRLGPCLRAYQARPQDQLSPWALPFPPMWPHSMTSTSPSSLLWSPPTPRSPTWLLPWAPPLPLQIQALSSPWVLPPPKGEEGLGPELHSGCLDGLRSLFEGPSCPYPGALISFQAPVTARPSPATPSGDPSMEEHLAVMYERLRQELPNLFLHSHDYTLYSSDVEFINEILNIRTKGRTWYILSLTLCRFLAWNYFAQLRLEVLQLTRHPENWTLQARWRLMGLPIHMLFLRFYKRDKEELYRTYDAYSTFYLNSSGLIYRHHLDKLMPSHSPSTPVKKLLVGALVTLGLSEPEPSLRLCPKA; encoded by the exons ATGTACCAGCCCAGCAGGGGGGCAGCCAGGCGTCTTGGCCCCTGCCTCCGCGCCTACCAGGCTCGCCCCCAG GACCAGCTTTCTCCATGGGCTCTGCCATTCCCACCCATGTGGCCCCACTCTATGACTTCCACTTCTCCATCTTCTCTTCTCTGGTCACCTCCAACCCCACGCTCTCCGACTTGGCTGCTTCCCTGGGCTCCCCCACTACCTCTCCAGATCCAGGCCCTCAGCTCACCATGGGTTCTCCCTCCACcaaagggggaggagggactAGGACCTGAGTTGCATAGTGGCTGCCTGGATGGGCTTAGGAGCCTATTTGAGGGACCTTCCTGCCCCTATCCTGGGGCTCTGATATCTTTCCAAGCCCCCGTGACTGCCCGCCCTTCCCCTGCCACTCCATCTGGAGATCCGAGTATGGAGGAGCACCTGGCTGTCATGTATGAAAGACTGAGACAAGAG CTTCCCAACCTCTTCCTTCACTCCCATGACTACACTCTCTACTCATCGGATGTGGAATTCATCAATGAGATCCTGAACATACGTACCAA GGGTCGCACATGGTATATTCTGTCACTGACCCTCTGCCGCTTCCTGGCCTGGAACTATTTTGCACAACTTCGGTTGGAAGTTCTACAGTTGACACGCCACCCTGAGAACTGGACCCTACAAGCCCGTTGGAGGCTCATGGGGCTACCCATCCACATGCTCTTTCTGCGTTTCTACAAGCGTGACAAAGAAGAGCTTTATCG GACCTATGATGCCTATTCCACCTTCTACCTGAATTCCAGTGGCCTCATTTATCGCCATCACCTAGACAAA CTGATGCCTTCACACTCACCCTCAACACCTGTGAAGAAGCTGCTTGTGGGAGCCCTGGTGACTCTGGGGCTGTCAGAGCCAGAACCCAGCTTACGCCTGTGTCCCAAAGCCTGA
- the C4H6orf136 gene encoding uncharacterized protein C6orf136 homolog isoform X1, producing the protein MWYRPHHFIHSANKICYSFTCSFFKHVILALRGRTAPKSIGILNVKDQLSPWALPFPPMWPHSMTSTSPSSLLWSPPTPRSPTWLLPWAPPLPLQIQALSSPWVLPPPKGEEGLGPELHSGCLDGLRSLFEGPSCPYPGALISFQAPVTARPSPATPSGDPSMEEHLAVMYERLRQELPNLFLHSHDYTLYSSDVEFINEILNIRTKGRTWYILSLTLCRFLAWNYFAQLRLEVLQLTRHPENWTLQARWRLMGLPIHMLFLRFYKRDKEELYRTYDAYSTFYLNSSGLIYRHHLDKLMPSHSPSTPVKKLLVGALVTLGLSEPEPSLRLCPKA; encoded by the exons ATGTGGTACAGGCCACATCATTTCATCCACAGTGCAAATAAAATCTGCTATTCGTTCACTTGTTCATTCTTCAAACATGTGATCCTTGCCCTGAGAGGTAGAACTGCTCCCAAAAGTATTGGAATCTTAAATGTAAAg GACCAGCTTTCTCCATGGGCTCTGCCATTCCCACCCATGTGGCCCCACTCTATGACTTCCACTTCTCCATCTTCTCTTCTCTGGTCACCTCCAACCCCACGCTCTCCGACTTGGCTGCTTCCCTGGGCTCCCCCACTACCTCTCCAGATCCAGGCCCTCAGCTCACCATGGGTTCTCCCTCCACcaaagggggaggagggactAGGACCTGAGTTGCATAGTGGCTGCCTGGATGGGCTTAGGAGCCTATTTGAGGGACCTTCCTGCCCCTATCCTGGGGCTCTGATATCTTTCCAAGCCCCCGTGACTGCCCGCCCTTCCCCTGCCACTCCATCTGGAGATCCGAGTATGGAGGAGCACCTGGCTGTCATGTATGAAAGACTGAGACAAGAG CTTCCCAACCTCTTCCTTCACTCCCATGACTACACTCTCTACTCATCGGATGTGGAATTCATCAATGAGATCCTGAACATACGTACCAA GGGTCGCACATGGTATATTCTGTCACTGACCCTCTGCCGCTTCCTGGCCTGGAACTATTTTGCACAACTTCGGTTGGAAGTTCTACAGTTGACACGCCACCCTGAGAACTGGACCCTACAAGCCCGTTGGAGGCTCATGGGGCTACCCATCCACATGCTCTTTCTGCGTTTCTACAAGCGTGACAAAGAAGAGCTTTATCG GACCTATGATGCCTATTCCACCTTCTACCTGAATTCCAGTGGCCTCATTTATCGCCATCACCTAGACAAA CTGATGCCTTCACACTCACCCTCAACACCTGTGAAGAAGCTGCTTGTGGGAGCCCTGGTGACTCTGGGGCTGTCAGAGCCAGAACCCAGCTTACGCCTGTGTCCCAAAGCCTGA